TCCAGATCGGCGACGTCTTCCCCTGTATACAGGGCCTTGACCGGAATCTGCTCGTTGGTCATCCATTCAAAATCTATAGCGTCGGCGGCAGCCTGATCCAGGGCTGCCTTCCATTCGGCCAGTCCCGCCTTGGATTTGGGCGGGTTGTAAGCCATGGCAGTAAAATCAGGTGTCTTATTCATGAGTCAGTCCGCTCCGTTTTTGAAGGTTTAACAGCAGGGTGTAGCAATCAGCCCCCATGAAGATGTAATCGTCCATGCCTGCGTCCCTGTAGGATTGCTCCAGGTCCTTGGCGGGCTTGCCGGCAAGGAGCACAAAGGCGTCGGAGACTTTTTCCTTGAGCAGCTTGGCCAGGGGCGGTACGATTTCGGGATAGGCTTTATCCGTGGAGCAGATAATGGCGATATTCGCGCCGGAATCGACGAACGCCTGGGCGCAGTCTTCGGGAGTCTGGAATCCGGTGTTTTCCACCATTTCAAACCCGCCGGGCTGAAAAAATCCGCCGGAGAAGTCGGCCCGGGCCTTGTGCTGCGGAACGGGGCCCATGTTGGCCAAAAAAATCTTGACCCGTTCGCCGGTTTCCTTCACATGCTTGTCCATGGCGGCGCGAAGGCTTTCAAAAGGCTCCGAGCCCCGGTGGATGGCCAAGGGCGTCACGCTTCCGGAACCGGCTTCCATGGCTCCAAAGATGGCGCTCAGGCTGGCGCCAGCCTGGGCTGCGGCCACGGCTTTGTCCATGGTTTCGGGCGCCGCCGGGCTGTCTTTCATGGCCTCTTCCAGGGCTTTCAGCATGTCGCCGCCGTTTCCGGCCGCCTTGCAGAATTCCTCCACCTGGGCCGCCCTTTTGGATTGCAGCGCGGCATGATCCACCGCCGGGACTTCCAGGGGCTTTTCCGCCAGGTTGGCGTACATGTTGGTTCCCACAAAGACATCTTTGCGCTTTTTGATGTTCTTGGCCTTTTGCTCGGCCACATCCACGCACATGCTTTGAGGCAGGCCTTGCTCCAGGGCTTTGGCCATGCCGCCGGCCTTTTCGATTTCCTGAAAAATTCCCCAGGCTTTTTCGGCCACCGTATTCGTGAGGGTTTCCACATACCAGGAGCCGCCCGAAGGATCCACGGGTTGGGTGAACCGGCTTTCCTCCTGCAAGACGATCTGCAAGTTGCGGGACACCCTGCGAGAGAACTCGTTGGGCTGACGGGCGACTTCGTCAAAAGGCGCCACGTAAATCATGTCCGCGCCGCCCATGGCGGCTGCAAAGCATTCGGTGGTGTTTCTCAGCATGTTCACGTAAGGATCGCACAGGGTCTTGGTCCAGGCCGAGGTGCGGGCGAACATAAACAGCTTTTGCGATTCTTCATTGCCGCCGAAAGCGTCGGCGATCTGGGTCCAAAGAATGCGCGCCGCCCTGAGCTTGGCGATTTCCATGAAAAAATGACCGCCCACGGAAAAGGAGAAGCAAACCTTGGGAGCGATTACGTCGAATTCCACCCCGCGGTCCTGCATGGCCCTGATGTATTCCACGGCCGTGGCCACGGCGAAAGCCAGTTCCTGAGTGGCGCTGGCGCCCGCGTCATGATAGGGCGAGCCGCTGGCGATGATGGTCCGCACATGGCGGGCGTTGGACTTGGCCCACATGAGCAAAGCGGTCATGGAGTCGTAAGCCGCATTCAATGAAATGGGGATGGCGCCCTTGGCGGCCAATTCCCCCAGAGGATCGGCGCCGACGCATCCGGCCAGGCTGGCGGCGAACTTGCCGCTCACCAACTGCCCGGCGGCCATGAGGCTGGCGATGGGAAGAGCCGTGGCCCCTGCATTGACGAACATGGGAATGTTGGCGGTGTCCACTCCGGCCAGGGCCTTGGCGAAATCGCCCGCACAGGCCGCGGAAAGGCCCATGGCCCCCACGTCTTCCGCCTTGGCCTGCCCCGGATCCTGACCCAGCTTGACTGCAGGGTCCAAAACCACCTGCAGGCCGGTCTGGCCCCTTTCCAGATCATGCACCGCCGCCTTGTTGAACTCCTCAGGCATGGAGCACGAAATAGCCTGGCAAATATTCCAGGGATTGATAAGGAAGCCGTCCGCCTTGGTTCCGCGCACAAAAGGGGCGCTTCCCGGCATGGTGTCAATGTGCGGCAAATCCTTGATTTCATGCTGCCAGTACATGGGCTGAAGATCAATGTCCTCATAGGTTTTGGTGATGACCTTCTTTTCAAAGGGCGCGCCTTTGAGGCTGGCCACCGCCGCATCGTACCATTCCTGATAGCTGGGGAAGGAAAACTCGGAAAAGAGCTTCTCTCCTTCACCCCTCGGGGTTAGGGTCGGTGCATTGTTTGACATGGTAGACATCCGCTCCGTTGGTTATGGGTAAAAATAAAAAAAGGGCCGCCCCTGAACAAAATTTATTCCAATCGATCAATTTTATGGTCGAACGGATTGGAACCAGGAGCGCGTCTCGCATCGCCAGGCAAAAAAAAATCAGGCCGCGCCCAAGCCATGAAAGTAAAAAGAACCAAGCAGCTTTCTATTATTTTCAAGAACTTGTAATTCTGCGCCGCATAGCGCGCCGGTTTTTTCCATCATGTTATTCCAGCGCTTGATGTAAATTTATCATAGCCCGAATAAATATGCCATATTTTTTTATAAAAGGAAAAGGGGGAATCGCCTGAAAATGGGCATTTTTTGAAGGGGGAATGGCAGAGGGACTCCCTCCGGCCCAAGAGCCGGGCCGGAGGAGGCTGAAAGCGAAGCGCGGCGGACCGCCGCACGAACTATGGGCCTCAGGAAAAGCCGCCGGGAGGCCCGCATGAGGACTTTGCAAAGGAACCGCCCCGCCGGCTGGAAAAGCAGGACATAAGGCGTTCGGTTTCCTTGGCGCCGCATTTGGGGCATGGGGGAGTTTCCTTGTCGGACATTCCCACGATTTCCTCAAAATCCCGGCCGCATTTTTTGCAGTTGAATTCGTAAATGGGCATAACTTCCTCCGTTTGATGAATTGCCATCCTTAATAAAAATAAGGCAAAGAATAAGGGACGTCAATACTTGGAGGAAAGAGGAGTGGGCGCCGCTGGGATATAAGCCCATGACATTGCATGTTTGAGCTGGTTTGGAGGTATCCACCGCCGCAGAAATTTATCCGCCATTGATGTTGGGCGCCCCAGGCAGAGCAGTATCCTGCCTGGGCGCGTTAGCGCAGCAGGTGCGACCTTGTTTGACAATAGAATCATGGCATCTCCAACGGCCAAAGGCTCCATCCAAAACCAAACAAAAAGCACGAATTCAGCCAAGTCCACCCGTCGGCCGACCTTTCCTGACTTTGACAATCTTTCCGGCCGCGTGAAAAGAAAGCAGGGCAAGCCCTGAAGTTACATTGCCTCTTTAAAACCGTGATGGCTAAATTCGGTGTGTAGCGACAGGCCCCCGGGGCCTGTCCTTGAACGCGCTTTGCGCGTTCCATAGGCGCCCACAGGGGGGCGCAACTACATTGCATATTAATCTGTAAGTTTGTATTCTTCGTCTGCGGCAGGGATTTCCCCGCCCAGAAGGACGCGGAGATACGGTAGTTGGGAGGCGGTGGAGGGCCCGATTTGCCGCCTAAATCACGGCCAGGACCATGGTGGCGTCGTCCGTGCTGCCGTCGTCGCGGACGTGTTTGAGGATGGCCTGGGCTTTGTGCTCCAGGCTTTCCGGGCCGGACAGGATGGCTGTCAGGGCCTTGGGGGTGATGTGATCGTGCACGCCGTCGGTGGTGAGCATGAACAAGGCGCCGGGGCTGAACTCCAAGGCGCCGGTCACGGGCTCGCAGTCCCCTGCTCCCACACACTGGTCCAGGAGCCGAAGCCCGGGATGCCTGCGGGCCTCTTCCGCCGTGATTTCGCCTTCGTCGTATAAAAACCAGGCCATGTTCTGGTCCTTGGTGACATAGCGCAGCCTGCCGTTTTCAAACAGCACCAGGCGGCTGTCCCCCACGTGAACCCATTGGGCGGAGGAGCCTCGCACCACAACGGCGGTCAGGGTGGCCCCCATGTCCTCAAAGCACGCATCCTCCGACGCCTTGCAAAAGATGGCCTGATCGGTCTGCTGCACCAGTTTTTCCATAATCCCGCCGGCTGTAAGATCATGATCCGGCATGGCGTCCAGGCCGTCCATGATCATTTGCGCGGCGATGCCTCCGCCGGCCGAGGAGCCCATGCCGTCGGCAATGGCCAGAAGCACGGCGCCGTCCGGGGTTTCCTTGACAAGGCGCCGGTCCTGGTTTTCGTTCCGTTTCAGGCCCATGTCGGATAAGGCGAATGATTCCACGTATTGTATTCCTTTTTCTATATGTCCGGAAAATTGGCGGCTTTGAGGGTTACACCCAGTTTTTTCATGGCTGAGGAAAACTCTTCGGTCAGGCGCCCCACTTCCTTTTGCTTGTCTTCTTCATAAATCAAAAACAACGAGGTCATCTTCCTAACCGGCGGTGCGCACTCCAGGGGTAGGTCGCACTGGGGCAATATCTCGGTCAGGGCCTCGATGATCTCCCCGGCCTTGTTAAACCGCTCGTCCGGCGCACGCTTCCCCGCCTTCATGATCACCTGGCGCAGGGCCGGAGGCAGGTCCGGGGCCTTCTCCGCCGGGTCCGGGACGTCCCGTTCCAGGTGGCCGTCCAACAAGGCCATGATATCGTTTCCGGGAAAGGCGCGCTCTCCGGTGACCATTTCGTAGGCGGCCAGACCCAGGGAGTATATGTCGGTTCTTTCGTCCACGGGATCTCCGTCGATCTGCTCGGGAGACATGAACGCCGCCGTGCCGGTCTCGCCGAAGTCTTCCGTGCCGATTTTGCAGGCGATGCCGAAATCCATGATTTTCAGCCGGTCTCCGGTTTGTATGAACAGGTTGGAGACGTTGATGTCGCGGTGGATGATTCCGAACTTATGGGCGTATTCCAGGCCGCGGCAGGCCTGGACCATAAAATCCGCAGCCAGGAGGGGCGAAAGCCTGCCCAGGCGCTTAATCATGTCGGACAAAAGCTCGCCTTCCAGATACTCCATGATAATGAAAACGGTCCGGTACAGCTCCTCGATGTCAAATACCCTGACGATGTTCTCGTGGTTGAATTTGGCGATGCTTTCGGCTTCGTTGCGGAAGGCGGCCAGAAAATCCGGGTCCAGGGCCTTGTCGTGATGGAGCATCTTGATGGCCACGGGCATTTCCAGGGCGGTGTGGATTCCCTTGTACACCATGGAAAACCCGCCCTTGCCCAGAACCTCCCTGGCCGTGTACCTGCCCACGGCCCGGTCCGCCATGGGGCGATCCGCGCTCAGGCGGTCAGCGACCAATTCGGTCAAAAACTCCATGAGGTCCCGGTCTTTTTCCACCATGGCCTCAAACTGATCCCGGCGGATCACCCACAGGCACATGGGCGTTTCAGCCTCCACGTGGGCGGAATACGGCGCGCCCGTAAGAAGGGCGGTGACGCCCACCACCTCGCCCAGGCCCCGGCGTCCAATGGCGACAAGCTCGCCGTCCTTCTCCACAAGAATTCTGCAGGAGCCTTTTTGGATGATGTATCCGGCCTCGCTGTTCGCATTCTGGATTATAAAACGCTCTCCTTGTGCGACGTGCTTGATTTCCAGGCCCTGCATCAGGGGCTTTTTTCCGTCCATGGTGACAAAACGGAGGAATTTAGTGCGCAGGTCCCCTTGGTCCTCGGCTTCCTGAACCTTTTGGAAGAACGGGCACGAGATGCAAGAGGAGATTTTATCCTCTTCCGGGCCAGGGGTTTGGTTATGGCACATGGTTCCGTCCACGGCCCAGCAAAGGCGGCCGGCGTTTTTCCCGTTGTTTACGCCGTCCAGGGCGGTTTTCAACGCCGCTTGGCACGGACCGTTTTCATCCACGTTGGCGCCGCCCGGCTCCTTGCCGCACTGGGTGTATTCCCAACAATTGGGTGGTTCGATTTTTTCAGTCATGAGATGTCTCCCGCAACGATACGTTTGGCTTGGGTAAAATCATAATGAGCGGGGTTTGGCAAGTCAATCAAAGAGGACGATGGTGTTTACAGCAGCGGGATTTTGCCTAATTCCATTCCTTGACAAGGGCGCGGCGGAGGTAGGTGCGGTATTCTTCCGGGTGTTCATTGAGGATGAACCGGAGATAGGCCACGTTTTTCTCGATGGCGGCTTCATAAAGGTCTTTATCAATGTTCCAGCGTTCGCGAAAATGAGCCCGGACGTAATGGCGCACGCCGTTCAGATCATTGTCCAGGCGCACCTTGGCCATTTCGTAAAAATCGGCGGTTTTGCGCAGAAGATCCAACTCGCTGGCAAATCCGGGAACGCCGGCCTCTTCAAACTCGTAATAAAGAAAGATGAGTTTTTCCAGGTAATTCCTGGCCGCCATCTGCCCCAGGAGGTCGGCGGTGCCCAGCATCTGGCCCAACATGCGGTAGGACTCGTTGGAAAAGCAAATATCGCAGACTTCCACGTCCAGGTCCGTGCATTCCAGAAAGCAACTGCAGATTTTAAAGTCCCTTTCGGAAAAGCCTCGGGAGTTGAAGTACAACTTCATGAACTCCACGCTCCGCTGCACGTGGATGAGGGTGTAGCGTGCGCCCGTACCCCGGTGGTCGTCTTGGCGTTGGATGTAACCGGTGTCGTGAAGAAGAGCGGCGATGAGGCCCAGGAACACGTCGGTTTCGTTCAGAGGCTTGCCTTCCACAACGGCGCCGTGCATAAGGCGAGCCATTGCCAGGAAAGCATCCGTGGTGTGCTGGAGATCATGAAAACGGGTGTTGCACCGTTTGAAATCGGGATATTTTCCGGCGAACAGGGTCAGGATATCATCAAAAACGCTGCGGATGAAGTCAAAGCTGGTTTCGTCAAACATGAGCCTGACGATATTCTCCGCCTCTTTCAGGACTTCCCGGGGTTTTTCCATAGAAACCAAGTCGTCAATTTCAGGAAGCACCACGACAGGCGGTTCTCTGGTAACAGACTGATTTCTCATTAATCCCCCTCATCCCCTTGTACAAAAAAAAAGCTAAAGAGACTGCGCATAGTGGACATTAGATCATACTAAACCATGACCTTTAGCAGGTGTCAAGTCATGAGATAGACTTAAGGTGCAAAATCGGTGTGAAGTTGCAAAAAACAGGCTGTGCTTTGGCGGGCTCAAAAAAAAGAACCCCCTGAGACCGTTAATCCCAGGGGGGTCTTATGATATTAGTCGACCGGGCTATGCCGCGCTTTTTTGCGTCTTACGTTCCGTGTCCTTGTCATAACAGGTGCGGCAGCACCTGAGGCAGCGGCCGGACTCCCGAAGTGCGGACTCTTCGTCCAATACCTGATCCACTTCGATGAAGGAATAAATTCTCTCTTGCACCGGAAGTTCCGGCATGGGCGCGCGGGGCGATTGGATAATGCCGGGCACGGTTTTGAAATCCGATTCGGGGATCAAGGGTTTTTTCAGGTCCTTGGGCGCGGCCTTGACTTCTTCGCCCATGACGAACTGATGGATGGACCTTGCCGCCTTGCGGCCTCCGCCGATGGCGGAGACGACCAGATCGGGGCCCGTGGCCGAGTCGCCGCCCACAAAGATGAACGGGATGTCGGTCTGCAGGGTGTCCTCGTTATGGTCCATGGTGTCCCAACGTGTGGTCTTAAGGTCGGCCAGGGCTTTTTCCGGATTATCCATAAAGGAGATGTCCGGGCGTTGGCCGATGGCGGACACGATCATGTCGGCGTCCAGGATGGTCTCGGAGCCTTCCACAGGGACAGGCCTGCGGCGGCCGGAAGCGTCGGGCTCGCCCAGTTCCATTTTCTGGTATTCCAGGCCGATGACCTTGCCGTTTTCATCGCCGACCACGCGGGTGGGCGCGGCCAGGAATACAAAATCGCAGCCTTCGTGCTCGGCGGCCACGATTTCCACTTCGTTGGCGGGCATTTCAGCCCGGGTGCGGCGATAGGCCAAGGTAACCTTGGAGCCCATGCGGATCAGGGTGCGGACGCAGTCAATGGCTGTATTTCCGCCGCCGACGATGATCGGGTTTTTGCCTATTTTCACCTCTTCGCCGTTAGCCACGCGAGCCAGAAAGTCGATGCCGGTGAAGCAGCCTTCCATGTCTTCGCCTTCGGCCCGGAGCTTCATGTCCTTCCATGCGCCGATGCCCATGAATACGGCGTCAAAGCCTTCTTCCATGAGATCGGACAGGTTGAAGTCAAAGCCGAAGCGGGCGTCGGTCTTGGCCTCGATGCCCAGGTCCAGGATGCCTTGAATTTCCCAATCCAAAATCTTTTTGGGCAGACGGTATTCGGGGATGCCGTAGCGGATCATGCCGCCCAGTTTGGGCATGGCCTCGTAAATGGTTACGGAATGCCCCAAGCGGGCCAGGAAAAACGCACAGGACAGGCCGGCGGGGCCGCCGCCGATGACCGCAACCTTCTTTTCCGTGGCCGGCGCCTTGGAAATGGGGAACCGTTTGCCGGAATGCAATTCGTAGTCCGCCACAAAGCGTTTAAGCTGGTTGATGGAGACCGGCTCGTCCTCCACACCCCGGCGGCATTTGTCTTCGCAGGGATGAGGGCAAACCCGGCCGCAGGAAAGGAGCAGGGGGTTTCTTTCCCGAATGGTGTTGACCGCGCCTTCGTAATCCCCCTTTTTGATCTGCTCGATGTACAAAGGGATGTTGATCTGAGCCGGACAGATCTGTTGGCAGGGCGCCAGAGCGTCGTCCGTTTCATTCATGGCCAACAGCCTCTGGGACATGGTCATGACTTCCAGAACGCCCTTGGGGCAAGCCCTTTCGCACGCGCCGCAGCCCACGCAGTTGTCCGCGTTCACCACCGGATATCCGTTGGGACCAATGGAAATTGCGTCGAACAGGCAGGCCTTTACGCAGTCGCCCAAACCCAAACAGCCCACCGAGCAGAAACGCTTGCCTTCATACAAGCGGGTCAAAGCCGCGCAAGTGGGCACGCCCTGATAGATGAATTTGTCCTCGGCCCTGTCGCCGCCTTTGCAGGGGTTGTAGGACAGAATCGGCTCCGCGCCTCCCACATCCATTCCCATGACTTCGGCAACGCCCTGGGCGGATTCCATGCCTCCCACGATGCAGACGCTGGCCGGGGCTTTTCCCGCCACCACAGCCACCGCCGCCGCGTTGCAGCCTGCATAGCCGCAACCGCCGCAGTTAGCCCCCGCCATGCGATCTTCCACTTCCGCAATGCGAGGATCCTCGTAAACATAAAAAACCCGGGACGCTACACTCAGCAAGATTGCGCAGGCCCCGCCCAAGCCTAACATGAACAAAAATGCGCCTATCATGGTGTCTCCAAAAAAATATAAACGTTAACGATATGTTAATACCGGCGCCTACAAAACCGCCCCTCCCGTACCACAAAGTAGGAACGGGATCAAGGA
This genomic stretch from Desulfatibacillum aliphaticivorans DSM 15576 harbors:
- a CDS encoding methylmalonyl-CoA mutase family protein, which translates into the protein MSNNAPTLTPRGEGEKLFSEFSFPSYQEWYDAAVASLKGAPFEKKVITKTYEDIDLQPMYWQHEIKDLPHIDTMPGSAPFVRGTKADGFLINPWNICQAISCSMPEEFNKAAVHDLERGQTGLQVVLDPAVKLGQDPGQAKAEDVGAMGLSAACAGDFAKALAGVDTANIPMFVNAGATALPIASLMAAGQLVSGKFAASLAGCVGADPLGELAAKGAIPISLNAAYDSMTALLMWAKSNARHVRTIIASGSPYHDAGASATQELAFAVATAVEYIRAMQDRGVEFDVIAPKVCFSFSVGGHFFMEIAKLRAARILWTQIADAFGGNEESQKLFMFARTSAWTKTLCDPYVNMLRNTTECFAAAMGGADMIYVAPFDEVARQPNEFSRRVSRNLQIVLQEESRFTQPVDPSGGSWYVETLTNTVAEKAWGIFQEIEKAGGMAKALEQGLPQSMCVDVAEQKAKNIKKRKDVFVGTNMYANLAEKPLEVPAVDHAALQSKRAAQVEEFCKAAGNGGDMLKALEEAMKDSPAAPETMDKAVAAAQAGASLSAIFGAMEAGSGSVTPLAIHRGSEPFESLRAAMDKHVKETGERVKIFLANMGPVPQHKARADFSGGFFQPGGFEMVENTGFQTPEDCAQAFVDSGANIAIICSTDKAYPEIVPPLAKLLKEKVSDAFVLLAGKPAKDLEQSYRDAGMDDYIFMGADCYTLLLNLQKRSGLTHE
- a CDS encoding FmdB family zinc ribbon protein; translation: MPIYEFNCKKCGRDFEEIVGMSDKETPPCPKCGAKETERLMSCFSSRRGGSFAKSSCGPPGGFS
- a CDS encoding PP2C family protein-serine/threonine phosphatase, whose translation is MESFALSDMGLKRNENQDRRLVKETPDGAVLLAIADGMGSSAGGGIAAQMIMDGLDAMPDHDLTAGGIMEKLVQQTDQAIFCKASEDACFEDMGATLTAVVVRGSSAQWVHVGDSRLVLFENGRLRYVTKDQNMAWFLYDEGEITAEEARRHPGLRLLDQCVGAGDCEPVTGALEFSPGALFMLTTDGVHDHITPKALTAILSGPESLEHKAQAILKHVRDDGSTDDATMVLAVI
- a CDS encoding protein kinase domain-containing protein gives rise to the protein MTEKIEPPNCWEYTQCGKEPGGANVDENGPCQAALKTALDGVNNGKNAGRLCWAVDGTMCHNQTPGPEEDKISSCISCPFFQKVQEAEDQGDLRTKFLRFVTMDGKKPLMQGLEIKHVAQGERFIIQNANSEAGYIIQKGSCRILVEKDGELVAIGRRGLGEVVGVTALLTGAPYSAHVEAETPMCLWVIRRDQFEAMVEKDRDLMEFLTELVADRLSADRPMADRAVGRYTAREVLGKGGFSMVYKGIHTALEMPVAIKMLHHDKALDPDFLAAFRNEAESIAKFNHENIVRVFDIEELYRTVFIIMEYLEGELLSDMIKRLGRLSPLLAADFMVQACRGLEYAHKFGIIHRDINVSNLFIQTGDRLKIMDFGIACKIGTEDFGETGTAAFMSPEQIDGDPVDERTDIYSLGLAAYEMVTGERAFPGNDIMALLDGHLERDVPDPAEKAPDLPPALRQVIMKAGKRAPDERFNKAGEIIEALTEILPQCDLPLECAPPVRKMTSLFLIYEEDKQKEVGRLTEEFSSAMKKLGVTLKAANFPDI
- a CDS encoding FAD-dependent oxidoreductase encodes the protein MIGAFLFMLGLGGACAILLSVASRVFYVYEDPRIAEVEDRMAGANCGGCGYAGCNAAAVAVVAGKAPASVCIVGGMESAQGVAEVMGMDVGGAEPILSYNPCKGGDRAEDKFIYQGVPTCAALTRLYEGKRFCSVGCLGLGDCVKACLFDAISIGPNGYPVVNADNCVGCGACERACPKGVLEVMTMSQRLLAMNETDDALAPCQQICPAQINIPLYIEQIKKGDYEGAVNTIRERNPLLLSCGRVCPHPCEDKCRRGVEDEPVSINQLKRFVADYELHSGKRFPISKAPATEKKVAVIGGGPAGLSCAFFLARLGHSVTIYEAMPKLGGMIRYGIPEYRLPKKILDWEIQGILDLGIEAKTDARFGFDFNLSDLMEEGFDAVFMGIGAWKDMKLRAEGEDMEGCFTGIDFLARVANGEEVKIGKNPIIVGGGNTAIDCVRTLIRMGSKVTLAYRRTRAEMPANEVEIVAAEHEGCDFVFLAAPTRVVGDENGKVIGLEYQKMELGEPDASGRRRPVPVEGSETILDADMIVSAIGQRPDISFMDNPEKALADLKTTRWDTMDHNEDTLQTDIPFIFVGGDSATGPDLVVSAIGGGRKAARSIHQFVMGEEVKAAPKDLKKPLIPESDFKTVPGIIQSPRAPMPELPVQERIYSFIEVDQVLDEESALRESGRCLRCCRTCYDKDTERKTQKSAA